The Christensenella timonensis DNA segment TCGCTTAAGATCCCCGTACAGGTCGGCGGGGGTATCCGCACGAGGGAGGATATTCGCGTGCGCCTTGACGATGTGGGAATATCCCGCGTAATTTTGGGAACGGTAGCGGTAGAGGATCCGGAGCTCGTGAAATGGGCGGTATCAAAGTATAAAGACCGGATCGCGGTAGGGATCGACGCCAAGGCCGGTAAGGTCGCGATCAAGGGCTGGGCCGACGAAACGGATACCGATGCGGTCGAGCTGGCGCAGCAGATGCGCAAACTGGGCGTAAGAACCATCATCTATACAGATATCTCCAAGGACGGCATGATGACCGGGCCTGATATTGAAAATACGGAAACGATCGTAAAAAAGACGTGGGTCAACCTGATCGCTTCGGGCGGTATCAGCAGTATCGGCGACCTGCAGCGCGTCAAGGGAACGGGCGCATGCGGTTGCATTATCGGTAAAGCGCTTTACGATGGCGCTTTCACGCTGGAAGAAGCTTTGAAGGCGGCGAAATAATGCTGACAAGAAGGATCATACCGTGCCTGGACGTACATGCGGGCCGCGTCGTGAAAGGCGTCAACTTTGTGGATTTAAAAGATGCGGGCGATCCGGTGGAGATCGCAAAGGCGTATAATGAACAGGGGGCGGACGAGCTTGTATTTTTGGACATCACAGCGTCTTCCGACGACCGCGGCATCATGGCCGATGTCGTTTCCAGGACGGCGGAACAGGTATTTATCCCATTGACGGTCGGCGGAGGCATCCGCAGCGTTGCGGATTTCCGGCGGATATTAAAGTGTGGTGCGGACAAAATTTCCGTCAATTCGCCTGCGGTAAAAAATCCGGAACTGATCACGGAAGCCGCTATGAAATTCGGCAGCCAGTGCGTTGTCGTCGCCATTGACGCCAAGCGCAGCGGCGATGGAAAATTTGAAGTTTTTTTGAACGGCGGCCG contains these protein-coding regions:
- the hisA gene encoding 1-(5-phosphoribosyl)-5-[(5-phosphoribosylamino)methylideneamino]imidazole-4-carboxamide isomerase; amino-acid sequence: MKIYPAIDIKNGKCVRLQQGVMDSSTEYGDPLEMAKKWAEKGAYYLHVVDLDAAFAGEFVNREVITQIVQSLKIPVQVGGGIRTREDIRVRLDDVGISRVILGTVAVEDPELVKWAVSKYKDRIAVGIDAKAGKVAIKGWADETDTDAVELAQQMRKLGVRTIIYTDISKDGMMTGPDIENTETIVKKTWVNLIASGGISSIGDLQRVKGTGACGCIIGKALYDGAFTLEEALKAAK
- the hisF gene encoding imidazole glycerol phosphate synthase subunit HisF; this translates as MLTRRIIPCLDVHAGRVVKGVNFVDLKDAGDPVEIAKAYNEQGADELVFLDITASSDDRGIMADVVSRTAEQVFIPLTVGGGIRSVADFRRILKCGADKISVNSPAVKNPELITEAAMKFGSQCVVVAIDAKRSGDGKFEVFLNGGRVNTGMDAIEWAQKATQLGAGEILLTSMDADGTKNGYDIELTKAVSSVVNVPVIASGGAGKLSDFAEVILEADASAVLAASLFHYKELTIHEVKEYLKSRNIAVRSE